In a single window of the Veillonella sp. genome:
- the cytX gene encoding putative hydroxymethylpyrimidine transporter CytX gives MKDTHITQPQFAMIWFGAALSIAEIMTGTYLAPLGLTQGLYAIILGHIIGGILLFGAGLIGGRLRQGSMNTTAFSFGSLGAKGFAFLNMLQLIGWTSIMIYDAMLALQELAPLSPMIWTTAIGALVILWLFIGLHNTGYIQAIVSVLLLGLTIYMGAHMIAQWPSESSLVTSGNMNFMTALELSIAMPLSWLPLISDYTRESKQPFSASLTSATVYTITSIVMYTLGLSAAIFGGGDSIITIMMNAGLGLAGLIVIIFSTVTTTFMDAYSAGVSSTTIYSGASSKGIAVIVTIVGTIAAILYPMDDITDFLYLIGSVFAPMIAILLADYFINHQQVQTLSAYLVRGLIWAVSVGLYHYMLHSESTIGATLPSFAMAFIVTAIVGYISKTVNSSVEIK, from the coding sequence ATGAAAGACACACACATTACACAACCACAGTTCGCCATGATATGGTTCGGTGCCGCGCTATCCATAGCGGAAATTATGACGGGAACCTATCTGGCCCCCTTAGGTCTCACCCAAGGACTATATGCTATCATACTGGGGCATATCATCGGCGGTATATTACTCTTTGGAGCTGGTCTCATCGGTGGGCGATTGCGACAAGGCAGTATGAATACTACCGCCTTTAGTTTTGGATCCCTAGGGGCTAAGGGCTTTGCCTTTTTAAATATGCTGCAACTCATCGGTTGGACGAGCATCATGATTTACGATGCGATGCTCGCCTTACAAGAGCTAGCACCTCTATCCCCTATGATTTGGACCACAGCTATAGGGGCCCTCGTCATCCTGTGGCTTTTCATCGGCCTCCACAATACTGGCTATATTCAAGCCATCGTCTCTGTTCTACTACTAGGTCTCACCATCTACATGGGCGCTCACATGATAGCTCAATGGCCTAGTGAAAGTAGCCTTGTCACTAGCGGAAATATGAATTTTATGACAGCTCTTGAACTATCTATTGCTATGCCATTATCTTGGTTACCTCTCATCAGCGATTATACTCGTGAAAGTAAACAGCCTTTCTCCGCATCACTGACAAGTGCAACAGTCTACACTATAACAAGTATTGTTATGTACACCTTAGGTCTTAGCGCCGCTATCTTTGGCGGTGGCGACTCTATCATTACCATCATGATGAATGCAGGCCTAGGTCTAGCTGGCCTCATCGTTATCATCTTCTCTACCGTAACTACAACCTTTATGGACGCATACTCTGCAGGCGTATCTAGTACGACCATCTATAGCGGAGCCTCCAGTAAAGGCATCGCCGTTATCGTTACAATCGTCGGAACTATTGCGGCTATCCTATATCCAATGGATGATATTACAGACTTCCTATACCTCATTGGCTCTGTATTTGCACCGATGATAGCCATTCTATTGGCCGACTATTTCATTAATCATCAACAAGTACAAACACTATCGGCTTATCTCGTAAGAGGTCTCATTTGGGCTGTATCCGTTGGCTTATATCACTATATGTTACATAGT